The Haloarcula halophila nucleotide sequence CCGATGAGCGATGCCTTTTCATGTCAGTGAAAAATACAGTGTGCCATGGTGGCATCCGAGCAACGGGGTGGAAGGACGCCGAGGCCGGCGTTCGCCCGGCCCCGGAGAGTACAGTTCACGACGAAACCACCACGACGGAGGCGTCGACAGTGATTCTCAGGCTGTTGAAACTCCCGTTCCGGTTCGTCGGGTTCCTGGTCTCGCTCGTATTCGTCGGGGGGATGCTGGAGTTTTTCGGCATGATCCTGTACCTCCAGTGGCGCGACGAGGCGGCACTCCGGGCGCTGACGGCCGACGGTGTCACGCCCCCGGAGGTCGCCGCGTTCGTCCTCGCCAGCCCCGATCGAATCCTGGTCGCGGCGGTCCTGGCCGTCGTCTCCGTCGGTTTTGTCCTGACGAGCGATTCCGGGGGGAGTCGCCACGCCGATGGGGGATACGACGACGATGGCGGTGGTGTCGGCGGGTTCGGCGGCGACGGCGGCGGGGGTGACGGAGGTGGCGAGTAGTGAGAAGGCGGCAAAAACTTCGGGGGAGGTCCCCGCGTGCCTCTGACAGGTTCGTGGATACAGCAGGTCCGGTCCGGTTACTGTACCCAATAGGACCTACAGGGTCGACAGGGAAAAACAGATTGGCTGTGTTACACTTCTGCAACACCGGTCGGGTCCTCCGGGACGGGCACGACCGAACATACCGGAGTGGACGGGCCGATCCGACACTGCCCCCAGTTTAATACTGTGGGATGTAACCGTGTTCCATGGAACTGGACGCGTTGACCGAGGGGTTCACCCGACGGGACTGGCAGACTGTCACCGAAACCGACGATCCGGTCCGCTTCGCCATGATCGGCCTCGGGTGGTGGACGCGGGAGCAGGCGATGCCAGCAGTGGCTGCCGGCGAGCTCTGTGAGACGACGGTACTCGTCAGTGGTGACACCACGAAAGCCCAGTCGGTCGCGGCCGATACGCCGACTGTCGAGCAGACGCTGACGTACGACCAGTTTCACGACGGCGAGGCAAGCGACGCCTTCGACGCCGTCTACGTTGCCACACCGAACGCGCGCCACCTCCCGTTCGTCGAGACGGCTGCGGAACTGGGGAAGGCGATTCTCTGCGAGAAACCGATGGAAACGACCGTCGAGCGTGCGAGACAGATGGTCGCCACCTGCGAGACGCACGATGTCCCGCTGATGATCGCCTACCGGATGCACACCGAACCGGCGGTTCGCCGGGCCAGGGAGCTCCTCCGCGAGGGGTACGTCGGCGAGCCGGTGGTCGTCCACGGCAGTATGACCGAACCGATCCTCGACCTCGTTCCCGATCCCGATCAGTGGCGTCTCGACGGCGATCTCTCCGGTGGCTGTGCGGCCATGGATCTCGGGATCTACCCGCTCAACACCGCCCGGTTCCTGTTGGAGGCCGATCCCGTCGCGGTCTCGGGAACCGTCGCGTCGGTCGAGGAGGCCTTCGCGGACGTACCCGACGAACACG carries:
- the gfo6 gene encoding D-xylose 1-dehydrogenase Gfo6 yields the protein MELDALTEGFTRRDWQTVTETDDPVRFAMIGLGWWTREQAMPAVAAGELCETTVLVSGDTTKAQSVAADTPTVEQTLTYDQFHDGEASDAFDAVYVATPNARHLPFVETAAELGKAILCEKPMETTVERARQMVATCETHDVPLMIAYRMHTEPAVRRARELLREGYVGEPVVVHGSMTEPILDLVPDPDQWRLDGDLSGGCAAMDLGIYPLNTARFLLEADPVAVSGTVASVEEAFADVPDEHATFQVEFPGHTTACCTASQNAHMSSHIRVTGTAGEVRVEPAFYPWDDRQLHLSHGDGEITVDFEQVDQMETEFEYFAHCVLTETDPFADGEHGLVDIKTLKAVYEAAETGRRVAVGE